The DNA segment ttcttatcTATGATTTGGTGATGTCTATCATCTTTGTGAGATAATTTAGTAGAAGCATGATAGGCATTGGGgaaatcaagtttgtcaaaggacGACAACCATGCAAACAATTGCACATGATCGATCCTTCATTTACTTTGGCCGGGAGGATTTTTTATGGGAATTAACTACCACAAGAGAACACATGAAATGGAAAGCTAATATAAGCATATGATCGGTCGAAACGTATCAAACTGCATCTTTATTTGTTTTATTCATGATCACAGCCAGcctaacgacgacgacgacgacaacgacGACGACGGTAACAATTCATGACGTCCAAGTAGCTAACAGCAAGCCTCGATCATTTATTGAAGCACCCCAACGTAGAgtagctgcagcagcagcagcagcagcagcagcactcgAGGAGGTCTAGTTAGGTGCGAGGTAAACTCCTATGGCATCAATCATTGGTGCCCGCACGTCCAAAGAAGCCAATGATCTTATCCGAGGCTACAGGAACGGAGAAAGGTTTTCCGCCACTGGTGCCGAAAGGTCCATAGCTTTTCTTGTTGGTCCTCAGCGTCAGGTTCCTCACCAGAGTGATTCTCCCCAGCGTATCCACAGACCCCTCGACGCCCACAAGATACTCGTCCTCTTGCAGAGGAATCTGAACATCGAGACTTTCTGTCATCGAGGTACAACCAATCGATGGTGTTAATTAGGAGGAAGATGACGAGGAGGACGAACCTCGTAGGGTGTGCCCCCGTAGCCACCGAAGTGCTTGGTCTCGGTCAGGCCAGAACGGGTGAAGGTGATCACGATGGCGTCGATGTTGTCTCCGGCGCGAATCTCGATGTTGATGATGCGGTCGGCAGCCCCCATGTCCCATTCAGACCCTCCGTTGCCACCCCACGGCCCCACCTTGTTCTCTCCCGCCTGCACACATGCACGACACCATCACGTTATATACCACCATGCATCAAAACCTTGCGACACAACTTGCGCGCAGCAGGAAATGGATAAAGAGAAAGAACCATTTGCAGATATGGATGTGTGTGTgcacaagaagaagaggaagaagatgatgcaCGCCCTTCCTCTGGGAAGggatggggggtatttatagctaCTTCTTCACCTACGCCCCCGGGAAATACGTGCCCACTATGTATTGCATGGGTGGGCCCATAACCATGTTCCTCAAATAAAATGTTAAACATGTACATACGTAAACGTGAAACTCGTGGTCGTGATATATACGTACTTCGGGTTATGGATATAGGTGGAAGGATATTTATGGCTCAGAAAACATGTTCCCACACTTAATCAAAGATAAATCCATTAAACATTGACTTGACGGGATTCCG comes from the Musa acuminata AAA Group cultivar baxijiao chromosome BXJ2-8, Cavendish_Baxijiao_AAA, whole genome shotgun sequence genome and includes:
- the LOC135618352 gene encoding jacalin-related lectin 19-like, producing MAGENKVGPWGGNGGSEWDMGAADRIINIEIRAGDNIDAIVITFTRSGLTETKHFGGYGGTPYEIPLQEDEYLVGVEGSVDTLGRITLVRNLTLRTNKKSYGPFGTSGGKPFSVPVASDKIIGFFGRAGTND